One segment of Macrotis lagotis isolate mMagLag1 chromosome 1, bilby.v1.9.chrom.fasta, whole genome shotgun sequence DNA contains the following:
- the LOC141509206 gene encoding tumor necrosis factor receptor superfamily member 9-like isoform X2 — protein sequence MGISYENLEATLTLAMLYWGTLVQGSCGSCPAGTFWNGTDCGKNKNLACIPCPPNSFSSSAGEQRTCDICRRCEGIFRTKRECTPTSNTECDCRSGYHCSGAGCYRCQPDCKQGQEFIGKGCRDCSFGSFNDQTRGNCRRWTNCSLSGQVVLVNGTSKRDVVCGSTKTDATPDAVSITIPVFLVQTDKDLATFTLALIMAAGCFVLLTLSWFCFAFRNKKKLPYLFKQTFMKPVQTAQEEDACSCGFPEEEQGEGETIKFQSQLHLELFLKDSKQ from the exons ATGGGCATCAGCTATGAGAATCTGGAGGCCACGTTAACTCTTGCCATGCTGTACTGGGGTACTCTGGTCCAGGGTTCCTGCGGCAGCTGTCCAGCTG gTACTTTCTGGAATGGTACAGAttgtggaaaaaacaaaaatctggCTTGTATCCCATGTCCCCCAAATAGCTTCTCTAGTTCAGCTGGTGAACAGAGGACATGTGACATATGCAGGAGATGTGAAG gtattttcaGAACTAAGAGAGAATGTACTCCAACAAGCAATACAGAGTGTGATTGTAGGTCCGGGTATCATTGTTCTGGAGCAGGATGTTATAGGTGTCAACCAGATTGCAAGCAAGGTCAAGAATTTATAGGAAAAG gttgtaGAGACTGTAGCTTTGGTTCCTTTAATGATCAGACACGGGGGAACTGCAGACGCTGGACAAA CTGCTCCTTGAGTGGACAAGTTGTGCTTGTAAATGGAACTAGTAAAAGAGATGTGGTATGTGGATCCACCAAAACAGATGCCACTCCAGATGCAGTCTCCATaacaattcctgtttttcttgtgCAAACTG ataaggACCTGGCCACCTTTACTCTGGCTCTGATTATGGCTGCAGGGTGCTTTGTACTTTTGACCTTGTCTTGGTTCTGTTTTGCcttcagaaacaaaaagaaactacCCTACCTGTTCAAGCAAA CTTTTATGAAACCAGTCCAGACTGCCCAAGAAGAGGATGCCTGTAGCTGTGGGTTTCCAGAAGAAGAACAAGGAGAGGGTGAAACCATTAAATTCCAATCCCAGCTGCATTTGGAGCTGTTTTTAAAAGATTCAAAGCAGTAA
- the LOC141509206 gene encoding tumor necrosis factor receptor superfamily member 9-like isoform X1 yields the protein MGISYENLEATLTLAMLYWGTLVQGSCGSCPAGTFWNGTDCGKNKNLACIPCPPNSFSSSAGEQRTCDICRRCEGIFRTKRECTPTSNTECDCRSGYHCSGAGCYRCQPDCKQGQEFIGKGCRDCSFGSFNDQTRGNCRRWTNCSLSGQVVLVNGTSKRDVVCGSTKTDATPDAVSITIPVFLVQTDKDLATFTLALIMAAGCFVLLTLSWFCFAFRNKKKLPYLFKQTFMKPVQTAQEEDACSCGFPEEEQGEGETIKFQSQLHLELFLKDSKQ from the exons ATGGGCATCAGCTATGAGAATCTGGAGGCCACGTTAACTCTTGCCATGCTGTACTGGGGTACTCTGGTCCAGGGTTCCTGCGGCAGCTGTCCAGCTG gTACTTTCTGGAATGGTACAGAttgtggaaaaaacaaaaatctggCTTGTATCCCATGTCCCCCAAATAGCTTCTCTAGTTCAGCTGGTGAACAGAGGACATGTGACATATGCAGGAGATGTGAAG gtattttcaGAACTAAGAGAGAATGTACTCCAACAAGCAATACAGAGTGTGATTGTAGGTCCGGGTATCATTGTTCTGGAGCAGGATGTTATAGGTGTCAACCAGATTGCAAGCAAGGTCAAGAATTTATAGGAAAAG gttgtaGAGACTGTAGCTTTGGTTCCTTTAATGATCAGACACGGGGGAACTGCAGACGCTGGACAAA CTGCTCCTTGAGTGGACAAGTTGTGCTTGTAAATGGAACTAGTAAAAGAGATGTGGTATGTGGATCCACCAAAACAGATGCCACTCCAGATGCAGTCTCCATaacaattcctgtttttcttgtgCAAACTG ataaggACCTGGCCACCTTTACTCTGGCTCTGATTATGGCTGCAGGGTGCTTTGTACTTTTGACCTTGTCTTGGTTCTGTTTTGCcttcagaaacaaaaagaaactacCCTACCTGTTCAAGCAAA CTTTTATGAAACCAGTCCAGACTGCCCAAGAAGAGGATGCCTGTAGCTGTGGGTTTCCAGAAGAAGAACAAGGAGAGGGTGAAACCATTAAATTCCAATCCCAGCTGCATTTGGAGCTGTTTTTAAAAGATTCAAAGCA